From Persicobacter psychrovividus, one genomic window encodes:
- a CDS encoding YgiQ family radical SAM protein, with product MMEKTMQTGKRPITDWLPITRKEALSRGWDEIDVVLISGDAYVDHPSFGAAVIGRMIEAEGLRVAIVPQPNWQDDLRDFKKFGKPRLFFGVTGGCMDPMVNHYTANKRRRSNDAYTPGGEAGFRPDYATSVYTRILKDLYPDVPVMIGGIEASLRRVTHYDYWQDKLLPSIMASSNADLLVYGMGEQPLREIIRLAKKGVPLSSMHNIPQTGIMRPIEEPLPINKGWEDQQLHSHELCLKDKLAYAANFKHIEQESNKLYAKRLIQPIGEHHLIMNPPYKTMTQKEMDKSFDMPFTRLPHPKYDKRGVIPAWEMIKFSINMHRGCFGGCSFCTISAHQGKFIASRSQKSIMKEVEQVTEMPDFKGYISDMGGPSANMYNLKGIDQAICDKCVSPSCIHPVVCSNLDTNHQSMVDLLKKVDQHPKVKKAFVGSGIRYDLLVKSFNKNGDNSLDKYLDQVIGHHVSGRLKVAPEHTSDDTLKLMRKPSFKHFHEFKKKFDHYNEKHGLKQQLIPYFISSHPGCKEEDMANLAAETKNMGFQLEQVQDFTPTPMTVATVAYYAGVHPYTLKPIYTPKTKTEKLAQHQFFFWYKSEKREGIRRRLRELNREDLEAILLKGPVKSKNDRPSKSPVRNKKKSDMHQAFVSADGSSESSSKTRNGKKRSTTGVRDGKSRAKTTHNGGKSYKPNSKRKSRR from the coding sequence ATGATGGAAAAGACCATGCAAACAGGGAAACGCCCGATCACCGATTGGCTGCCAATCACCAGAAAAGAAGCACTCTCGCGAGGGTGGGATGAAATTGATGTTGTGCTGATTTCAGGGGATGCATATGTGGATCACCCCTCTTTCGGAGCGGCGGTTATCGGCAGGATGATCGAGGCCGAAGGTTTACGTGTCGCAATTGTTCCGCAACCCAACTGGCAGGATGACCTGCGCGATTTCAAGAAATTCGGGAAGCCGCGTTTGTTTTTCGGGGTTACTGGTGGCTGCATGGATCCTATGGTTAATCATTATACCGCCAACAAACGCCGCCGATCCAATGATGCCTATACCCCTGGAGGTGAAGCGGGATTCCGCCCCGATTACGCTACATCGGTTTATACGAGAATCCTGAAAGATTTATATCCTGACGTGCCCGTGATGATCGGTGGAATCGAGGCCTCTTTGCGTCGTGTAACCCATTATGATTACTGGCAGGACAAACTTTTACCGTCGATTATGGCCAGTAGCAATGCCGACCTGTTGGTGTACGGTATGGGGGAGCAACCCCTTCGTGAAATTATCCGACTGGCAAAAAAAGGCGTGCCTTTAAGTTCGATGCATAATATCCCTCAAACAGGAATTATGCGACCTATTGAAGAGCCTTTACCGATCAATAAAGGGTGGGAAGACCAACAATTGCATTCTCATGAATTATGCTTGAAAGACAAACTGGCCTATGCTGCCAATTTCAAACATATTGAGCAGGAAAGTAACAAGCTGTATGCAAAGCGGCTCATCCAGCCGATTGGCGAACACCACCTGATCATGAACCCGCCATATAAAACCATGACGCAGAAGGAAATGGACAAATCGTTTGATATGCCCTTCACCCGCCTGCCGCATCCGAAATATGACAAACGGGGGGTAATCCCTGCCTGGGAAATGATCAAGTTCTCCATCAATATGCACCGTGGCTGTTTTGGGGGCTGTTCGTTCTGTACCATTTCTGCACATCAGGGGAAATTTATCGCCAGCCGTTCACAAAAATCCATCATGAAAGAGGTGGAACAGGTAACAGAAATGCCTGACTTTAAAGGCTATATTTCTGATATGGGTGGCCCTTCAGCCAACATGTATAACCTGAAAGGGATAGATCAGGCGATTTGTGACAAATGTGTCAGCCCATCGTGTATTCATCCTGTGGTGTGTTCCAACCTCGACACCAACCACCAGAGTATGGTCGATCTTCTGAAAAAGGTGGATCAGCACCCGAAAGTAAAAAAAGCCTTTGTGGGCAGTGGTATCCGCTATGACCTGCTTGTGAAGAGTTTCAATAAAAATGGCGACAACAGCCTCGATAAATACCTCGATCAGGTGATTGGCCACCATGTATCTGGCCGTTTGAAGGTAGCCCCTGAGCACACCTCCGACGATACCCTGAAGCTGATGCGTAAACCTTCTTTCAAACACTTTCATGAGTTCAAGAAGAAGTTTGACCATTATAATGAAAAGCATGGTTTGAAGCAGCAGCTTATTCCCTATTTCATCTCCTCGCACCCTGGTTGCAAGGAAGAAGATATGGCGAATTTGGCGGCAGAAACCAAAAATATGGGCTTCCAGCTTGAGCAGGTACAGGATTTTACGCCAACCCCAATGACGGTGGCTACGGTTGCCTATTATGCAGGAGTTCACCCTTATACGCTTAAACCGATTTACACCCCAAAAACCAAAACAGAGAAATTGGCACAACATCAGTTTTTCTTTTGGTACAAATCGGAAAAACGCGAAGGTATCCGTCGTCGATTACGGGAGTTGAACCGAGAAGACCTCGAGGCTATTTTGCTCAAAGGTCCTGTAAAATCGAAAAACGACCGACCGTCGAAATCACCTGTGCGCAATAAAAAGAAATCGGATATGCACCAGGCATTTGTAAGTGCAGATGGGTCATCAGAATCATCTTCAAAAACGCGGAACGGGAAAAAACGCTCGACTACTGGCGTAAGAGATGGGAAGTCAAGAGCAAAAACAACCCATAATGGCGGAAAATCTTACAAGCCTAATAGCAAAAGAAAGTCCCGAAGATAA
- a CDS encoding class I SAM-dependent methyltransferase produces MSVYSLNKAVWKDYELIDSGDFEKLERFGQMVLWRPEPQAVWSKQLPLSEWKKRHHVRYIRSKTPGIKLTSEKGIWEKTPKAQEEWPITYHGSEFHFKLKLQLTSFGHVGLFPEQSDNWEYIYKQVKAHSETKPKVLNLFAYTGGASLAAAAGGAFVSHLDSIKKTVTWANQNRQLNDHLPEMRWVVEDALAFVKREARRGNKYHGIILDPPAYGRGPKGEKWVLEEQVDDLVKSVAQILEEECFVVLNLYSMGLSAVIIRNLVRMHIKGSLEIELGENVVPSSTGAELPLGTFLRVSKKN; encoded by the coding sequence ATGTCTGTATATTCACTGAATAAGGCCGTTTGGAAGGATTATGAATTGATCGATTCTGGAGATTTTGAGAAGTTGGAACGTTTTGGTCAGATGGTACTTTGGAGACCTGAACCACAGGCGGTTTGGTCGAAACAACTGCCCCTATCAGAATGGAAAAAAAGACATCATGTGCGCTATATCCGTTCCAAAACACCAGGCATCAAGCTGACAAGCGAAAAAGGAATTTGGGAGAAAACACCCAAAGCGCAGGAGGAATGGCCGATCACCTATCATGGCTCAGAGTTCCATTTCAAACTGAAGTTACAACTGACCTCCTTTGGCCATGTAGGGCTTTTTCCTGAACAGTCTGACAACTGGGAGTATATCTACAAACAGGTAAAGGCACATTCAGAAACCAAACCTAAGGTCCTGAACTTATTTGCCTATACGGGTGGCGCTTCGCTGGCTGCTGCGGCAGGTGGTGCATTTGTTTCCCACCTCGATTCGATCAAAAAAACAGTAACGTGGGCCAATCAAAACCGACAACTGAATGACCATCTTCCAGAAATGCGCTGGGTGGTTGAGGATGCCCTGGCTTTCGTAAAGCGTGAAGCACGTCGTGGAAACAAGTACCACGGAATCATTCTTGACCCTCCTGCTTACGGTCGTGGCCCTAAAGGAGAAAAATGGGTATTGGAAGAGCAAGTGGACGATTTGGTAAAGAGTGTTGCACAGATTCTCGAAGAAGAATGCTTTGTCGTTCTGAACCTGTATTCAATGGGCCTTTCGGCGGTAATTATCCGCAACCTGGTGAGAATGCACATTAAAGGATCTCTGGAAATTGAGCTGGGCGAAAACGTTGTGCCCTCAAGCACTGGCGCAGAATTGCCTTTGGGGACCTTCCTGCGTGTATCAAAAAAGAACTAA
- a CDS encoding NAD-dependent epimerase/dehydratase family protein: MKAVLITGAAGLIGSEAVAFFADKFDTVIGVDNNLRKYFFGEAGSVEWNQARLKEKYPNYKHVNLDIRDQQALEELYKEYGTDIDLIVHTAAQPSHDWAAKEPFTDFTVNANGTLNLLEYTRQYAPEAVFIFTSTNKVYGDTPNYLPLIELEKRWEIVETHPYFDHGIDENMSIDHSKHSLFGASKVAADVLVQEYGKYFGMKTGVFRGGCLTGPNHSGAKLHGFLSYLMKCAVSGDHYTIFGYKGKQVRDNIHAHDLVNMFWHFYQNPRQGEVYNAGGGRHSNCSMMEAIEICEGVTGKKMNYSYSDDNRIGDHIWYVSDLTKFKNHYPDWHWKYNLEDILNQIHTGITVRV; this comes from the coding sequence ATGAAAGCAGTTTTAATCACAGGCGCTGCGGGCCTGATAGGAAGTGAGGCCGTGGCCTTTTTTGCTGATAAATTTGACACCGTTATAGGTGTTGATAACAACCTGAGAAAATATTTCTTTGGGGAGGCAGGTTCCGTAGAATGGAATCAGGCACGACTGAAGGAAAAATATCCCAACTACAAACATGTAAATCTGGATATTCGCGATCAGCAGGCGCTGGAGGAACTCTACAAGGAATATGGCACTGACATTGATCTGATTGTCCATACAGCGGCACAACCAAGCCACGACTGGGCAGCCAAGGAGCCATTTACAGATTTTACAGTGAATGCCAATGGCACCCTGAACCTTTTGGAGTACACCAGGCAGTATGCCCCAGAGGCCGTATTCATCTTCACCTCAACCAATAAGGTTTATGGTGACACGCCCAACTATTTACCCCTGATAGAGCTCGAAAAAAGATGGGAAATTGTGGAAACACACCCATATTTCGATCATGGGATCGATGAAAATATGTCGATAGACCATTCAAAGCACTCTTTGTTTGGCGCTTCGAAGGTTGCCGCCGACGTATTGGTACAGGAATATGGTAAGTATTTCGGAATGAAAACAGGTGTTTTCAGAGGTGGATGCCTAACTGGCCCCAACCATTCAGGTGCTAAACTGCATGGATTCCTGAGCTACTTGATGAAATGTGCCGTGTCTGGTGATCATTACACAATTTTCGGCTACAAAGGCAAACAGGTTCGGGATAACATCCACGCGCACGATTTAGTCAATATGTTCTGGCATTTCTACCAAAACCCACGACAAGGAGAAGTTTATAATGCTGGCGGTGGCCGCCACTCCAACTGTTCAATGATGGAGGCCATTGAAATCTGTGAAGGAGTCACAGGTAAAAAAATGAACTACTCTTATTCTGACGATAACCGAATCGGGGACCACATCTGGTATGTCAGTGATTTAACAAAATTTAAAAACCATTATCCAGATTGGCACTGGAAATATAACCTTGAGGATATTCTCAATCAGATTCACACTGGGATTACCGTGCGGGTCTAA
- a CDS encoding PP2C family protein-serine/threonine phosphatase, which translates to MGKRSANEDYFTEESNDYGRLLVVCDGVGGAERGAEASKYIAEHIATAWRTNNAPWLAEELQHEIQRAELDFRSEFSSSATQQMGTTVVVAQWVQDQVIVAWVGDSPFYHFSENGEQVYRSKDHSMVQNLIDAGVISEKEGKVWPGRNVITRSVSLRGEKTQADVYQAEVQKGDVFFLATDGVLEGVDLRLFRAKIKKGRDMNEIGHWMKSCCEKFSKDNFTFHLVQNSNN; encoded by the coding sequence GTGGGAAAGCGTAGCGCCAATGAAGACTACTTCACGGAGGAATCCAATGATTATGGTCGATTGCTGGTGGTTTGTGATGGTGTTGGTGGTGCTGAACGAGGCGCGGAAGCTTCCAAGTATATTGCTGAACATATTGCCACGGCATGGAGAACCAATAATGCCCCCTGGCTTGCTGAGGAATTGCAGCACGAAATTCAACGCGCAGAGCTTGATTTTCGATCGGAATTTTCTTCCTCTGCAACACAGCAAATGGGCACCACTGTGGTGGTTGCGCAATGGGTGCAGGATCAGGTGATTGTGGCATGGGTTGGCGATTCCCCATTTTATCATTTTTCCGAGAACGGCGAGCAGGTTTACCGCTCCAAAGACCATTCGATGGTTCAGAACCTCATTGACGCTGGGGTCATTTCCGAAAAAGAAGGCAAGGTTTGGCCAGGCAGGAATGTAATTACCCGTAGCGTTTCTCTTCGTGGAGAAAAAACCCAGGCAGATGTTTATCAGGCGGAGGTTCAGAAAGGTGATGTATTCTTTTTGGCTACCGATGGCGTTTTGGAAGGTGTGGATCTTCGACTTTTCAGGGCTAAAATCAAAAAAGGCCGAGACATGAATGAAATAGGCCATTGGATGAAATCTTGCTGTGAGAAGTTTTCCAAAGATAATTTCACTTTTCATCTGGTTCAGAACAGTAATAATTAA
- a CDS encoding WecB/TagA/CpsF family glycosyltransferase, producing the protein MIQKKQLLSVNYAIVNYEQASDHLIEKAKTRTSYGVSALAVHGLIESYWDRTLSEQVNKIPLVVADGQPIRWALNSIYGTGMKDRVYGPTLTLHVLEKANRDHLNVYLYGSTASTLKQFQAFIHKTYPNVHICGVHQDRFRDATAEEDLEDIEKINASGAHVVLVGRGCPRQEKWVADHLGKVNAMMMAVGAAFDFHAGTQKQAPKWMQDNGLEWFFRLTQEPKRLWKRYLTTNSTFVYLFLRQKFFA; encoded by the coding sequence ATGATTCAGAAAAAACAATTGCTCTCCGTTAATTATGCGATTGTAAACTATGAACAGGCTTCTGATCACTTGATTGAAAAGGCTAAAACCCGTACCTCATACGGAGTTTCTGCCTTGGCCGTTCATGGGCTCATTGAGTCTTACTGGGATCGCACACTGAGTGAACAAGTCAATAAAATTCCGCTGGTTGTTGCTGACGGGCAACCCATTCGATGGGCACTTAACAGCATATATGGCACTGGCATGAAAGATCGGGTCTATGGCCCGACCCTGACTCTTCACGTGCTTGAAAAGGCGAATCGCGATCATTTAAATGTTTACCTGTACGGCAGCACGGCCAGTACTTTGAAGCAATTTCAGGCATTTATCCATAAAACATATCCCAACGTACACATCTGTGGCGTGCATCAGGACAGGTTCCGTGATGCCACTGCGGAAGAAGATCTCGAAGACATTGAAAAGATCAATGCTTCAGGTGCTCATGTGGTTTTGGTGGGCAGAGGTTGCCCCCGACAGGAAAAATGGGTGGCGGACCATCTCGGTAAAGTAAATGCCATGATGATGGCCGTCGGTGCTGCATTTGACTTTCACGCGGGAACCCAAAAGCAGGCCCCAAAATGGATGCAAGACAATGGTTTGGAATGGTTCTTCCGACTGACTCAGGAACCCAAAAGGCTGTGGAAGCGCTACCTGACCACCAACAGCACCTTTGTCTATCTTTTTCTTCGTCAAAAGTTTTTCGCTTAA
- the rlmF gene encoding 23S rRNA (adenine(1618)-N(6))-methyltransferase RlmF — MMQNKKKSKNGVVELPPHHPSNPHKDGYDFDLLEEKDPSLSKYVITKQNGLKTINFSDDLSVRALNSALIKAHYEISDWNIPRNNLVPPVPGRADYVLYLADLLSECNEGVIPTDKVKGVDIGTGASLIYPIIGRKLFQWSFVASEQSQASIQHGLSILKANDLGPSAIKLVHQKAIKQYFKGVIREGECYDFTMCNPPFYSSEAEAEKANIQKWQKLHRDKPVLPKRNFSGQDAELWVPGGELLFVKFMIKESLNHKDQVLWFSALVSQKDHIFDLKKQLKKVGVADFREIKMMQGQKRTRFLAWTFQDEQARKDWAAKNWK; from the coding sequence ATGATGCAAAATAAGAAAAAATCGAAAAATGGTGTGGTAGAATTGCCACCTCACCATCCTTCGAACCCCCATAAAGATGGTTATGATTTTGACCTTTTGGAGGAAAAAGATCCTTCGTTGTCAAAATATGTGATTACCAAACAAAATGGTTTGAAGACCATTAATTTCAGCGATGATTTGTCGGTAAGAGCTTTAAACAGCGCACTGATCAAGGCGCACTACGAGATCAGTGACTGGAATATTCCTCGCAATAATTTGGTGCCACCTGTACCAGGCCGTGCCGATTATGTATTGTATCTGGCCGATTTGTTGTCAGAATGCAACGAAGGAGTGATTCCTACTGATAAAGTTAAGGGCGTTGATATTGGAACTGGCGCAAGTTTGATTTACCCGATCATTGGCCGAAAGTTGTTTCAGTGGTCATTTGTTGCTTCAGAACAAAGTCAGGCCTCTATTCAGCATGGGTTAAGTATCTTGAAGGCGAACGACCTTGGTCCTTCTGCAATCAAATTAGTGCATCAAAAAGCAATTAAGCAGTATTTCAAAGGGGTGATCCGTGAAGGGGAGTGTTACGATTTCACCATGTGTAATCCTCCTTTTTACAGTTCAGAGGCGGAAGCAGAAAAGGCCAATATTCAAAAGTGGCAGAAGCTTCATCGTGATAAGCCCGTTTTACCCAAAAGGAATTTCAGTGGTCAGGATGCCGAACTTTGGGTACCTGGAGGTGAGTTGCTTTTTGTGAAATTCATGATTAAGGAAAGCTTAAACCATAAAGATCAAGTGCTGTGGTTCAGTGCATTGGTGTCGCAAAAAGACCATATTTTTGACCTTAAAAAGCAGTTGAAAAAAGTGGGTGTGGCAGATTTTAGAGAAATAAAAATGATGCAAGGGCAGAAGCGTACCCGCTTTTTAGCCTGGACTTTCCAAGATGAGCAGGCTCGTAAGGATTGGGCAGCGAAAAACTGGAAATAG
- a CDS encoding mechanosensitive ion channel family protein — MDKQGFSYHILNSISQSPLLHDEGLHNSVAFQVVATIMIFVVAFGLGEINRRLIFRPIIHLIYQRDKDLPKKLAELKLLRFISFFTNITIVYLLVGNIPSLLDTIQNFIAKLSLVMLLFLGTRLVTLFLELADYKYAQKAMQKQSSFSGYIGVLSFFMYLVAFIFSLSIIINESPFALLTTLAGFTALFLLAFRDTIMSIYASVVITHGQLVEVGDWIEMPSDGVDGEVDEVSLNVVKVRNWDKTIMTFPTYKLVGGTFKNWQGMRRLGIRRIKRIILLDMNSIRFLSELEVNQIKSQIPLLSDMKIKDDLHSFNAVPQDPITKYVSNVTLFRNYMVQYLHAHPKISNRGMLLVREKEPSQNGLPIEIYCFSDRSDWVYYENLQSSIFDHILSVVALFKLRVYQRDQSWQNGLQGTSSEIFWEMPNKPHGYSDIDTFKKR; from the coding sequence ATGGACAAGCAAGGATTCTCCTATCATATCCTTAATAGTATTTCACAAAGCCCACTGTTGCACGACGAAGGTCTACACAACAGTGTGGCCTTTCAAGTGGTGGCCACCATCATGATTTTCGTGGTGGCTTTCGGCTTGGGGGAAATTAACCGCCGACTGATTTTCCGCCCGATAATCCACCTGATCTACCAAAGAGATAAGGACCTGCCCAAGAAGCTCGCCGAGCTGAAATTACTGCGGTTCATCTCCTTCTTTACCAACATTACCATCGTTTATTTACTGGTCGGTAATATCCCCTCTTTACTGGATACCATTCAAAATTTTATCGCCAAGCTCTCCCTGGTGATGCTGTTATTTTTGGGGACCCGTCTGGTTACGCTTTTCCTTGAATTGGCAGACTATAAATACGCCCAGAAAGCGATGCAGAAGCAGTCGTCTTTCAGTGGTTACATTGGAGTGCTGAGCTTCTTCATGTATCTGGTCGCCTTTATTTTCTCTTTGTCGATCATCATTAATGAATCACCTTTTGCCCTCCTGACAACCCTTGCGGGTTTTACGGCCCTGTTTTTATTGGCATTCCGCGATACCATTATGTCTATATATGCATCGGTGGTCATTACACACGGGCAGCTCGTTGAAGTTGGCGACTGGATAGAAATGCCTTCTGACGGGGTTGATGGTGAAGTGGATGAAGTTAGTCTGAATGTGGTAAAAGTCCGAAACTGGGATAAAACCATCATGACTTTTCCGACCTACAAACTTGTGGGTGGGACTTTCAAAAACTGGCAGGGAATGCGACGGTTGGGCATCCGCCGAATCAAGAGAATCATTCTCCTTGACATGAATTCGATCCGCTTTCTGAGTGAATTGGAAGTCAATCAGATTAAATCGCAAATTCCATTGCTGTCGGATATGAAGATCAAGGATGACCTTCACAGCTTTAATGCCGTTCCGCAGGACCCGATTACAAAATATGTTTCCAACGTAACGCTGTTCAGAAATTATATGGTTCAGTATTTACATGCTCATCCAAAAATTTCGAATCGGGGAATGTTGCTGGTGCGCGAAAAAGAGCCAAGTCAAAATGGCCTGCCAATAGAGATCTATTGTTTCTCCGACAGATCCGACTGGGTTTATTATGAAAATTTACAATCCTCCATTTTTGATCACATCCTTTCGGTGGTCGCTCTTTTTAAATTAAGAGTCTATCAGCGGGATCAGTCGTGGCAAAATGGGCTGCAAGGGACCTCTTCAGAAATATTCTGGGAAATGCCCAACAAACCGCATGGTTATAGCGATATCGACACCTTTAAAAAAAGATAA
- a CDS encoding RNA methyltransferase: MHIEINAPSNERIKRLIKLQSKSRERKKNQLFVVEGTKEVTFAIENGLVVEELYYSKEKTVQEHLTAVEQCCTAKGLRPQWLACSNNVFSKIAYREGTSEMVGIVKMRSQQLEDLPLGENPLLMVCEGMEKPGNLGALLRTADAAGVSAVIMADAQVDLYNPNAIRSSVGCIFSMPVAFDTSENVIKFLREKGIKIYVTHIEAAAPYYEQDYKGPCAIIAGSEAWGVTDLWAEESDQNIVIPMRGINDSLNVSVAAAVVTFEAVRQRDMK; this comes from the coding sequence ATGCATATTGAAATTAATGCGCCATCGAACGAGAGGATAAAACGACTGATTAAGTTGCAGTCCAAATCTCGGGAGCGGAAGAAGAATCAGCTGTTTGTTGTTGAGGGAACCAAGGAGGTTACTTTTGCCATTGAAAATGGGCTGGTAGTTGAGGAGCTGTATTATTCGAAAGAAAAGACGGTGCAGGAACATCTGACAGCCGTAGAGCAATGCTGTACAGCGAAGGGTTTGCGCCCGCAATGGTTGGCGTGTTCTAATAATGTATTTTCAAAAATTGCTTATCGGGAAGGTACCAGCGAGATGGTGGGCATTGTAAAGATGCGTTCGCAGCAGTTGGAAGATTTACCTTTGGGCGAAAATCCTTTGCTGATGGTTTGTGAAGGAATGGAGAAGCCTGGAAATTTGGGGGCTTTGCTTCGTACCGCAGATGCCGCAGGCGTTTCAGCCGTTATTATGGCGGACGCTCAGGTGGATTTATACAATCCAAATGCTATTCGTTCTTCGGTGGGCTGTATTTTTTCGATGCCTGTGGCTTTTGACACTTCCGAGAATGTCATTAAGTTCCTCAGGGAAAAGGGCATCAAAATTTATGTAACACATATTGAAGCGGCGGCTCCTTATTATGAGCAGGACTATAAAGGTCCGTGTGCAATTATTGCAGGTTCTGAGGCTTGGGGAGTTACTGATTTATGGGCAGAGGAGTCAGACCAAAATATCGTGATCCCGATGCGGGGCATTAACGATTCGCTGAATGTCTCAGTAGCGGCAGCCGTCGTTACTTTTGAAGCCGTTCGCCAGCGCGATATGAAGTAG
- a CDS encoding DUF6909 family protein, translating to MNRTRAQESRAAIEKLYVMMRHLFMRGFYKPLGVSGEALRSALLSLRPEIYGVIADPEKVELNGLAYVIERLPKGIEQCRFIKLTADEGYAESKFPTIIPSKRRRRCFRIDKETMYIEVTRGRSEIYDILTHLTFLYVEADKIRRYALDDKGNVTRQWEKLAEIAHGDVRITDENKEKALVYLSGMLGRTFHETQAAYTRFEESSEDHNGLFKVIYSLGKQAIEETNGKKLRQVSFTPALRERIGHHIHGSVWAQNIKRTLKEHGLIDRPIHIISANLHSVMNSLYAYPALAAAKEKTGSILEMATALSKSNAKRNQNLIREYAEANGLLEIPDSSGTNIGVQLIDTQQLKWKSLSPEISRLDTKSQKAAPVLLVMDYAFGEQAFETVDELVKPYKEDGQVIPLDIQSVNIMGKAGILTGGKGDIMIPNAHVFEGTADNYPFDNDLSIEDFKDDQLPVYAGPMITVLGTSLQNKDVLSYFRHSSWKAIGLEMEGAHYQKAIQAASKIRCTINSDVVLRYAYYASDNPLHTGSTLASGPLGEVGVRPTYLITVKILNKIFERK from the coding sequence ATGAACAGAACACGAGCGCAAGAGTCGCGAGCGGCTATCGAAAAATTATATGTCATGATGCGCCACCTATTTATGCGTGGCTTTTACAAACCATTGGGAGTATCTGGAGAAGCATTGCGCTCTGCCCTGCTTTCCTTACGCCCAGAAATTTACGGGGTAATTGCCGATCCTGAGAAGGTGGAGCTGAATGGTTTGGCTTATGTGATTGAACGACTGCCGAAAGGCATTGAGCAATGTCGCTTTATAAAACTGACAGCCGACGAAGGTTATGCGGAATCCAAATTCCCGACGATTATTCCTTCAAAACGCCGACGCCGCTGTTTCCGCATCGATAAGGAAACCATGTACATTGAGGTTACCCGTGGCCGAAGTGAGATCTATGACATCCTGACCCACCTGACCTTCCTTTATGTGGAAGCGGACAAAATCCGCAGATATGCCCTTGACGACAAAGGCAATGTTACCCGCCAATGGGAAAAGCTTGCTGAAATTGCCCATGGGGATGTCCGCATTACAGATGAAAACAAAGAAAAAGCACTTGTTTACCTGTCGGGAATGCTGGGGCGCACTTTCCATGAAACACAGGCGGCCTATACAAGATTCGAAGAATCGAGTGAGGATCACAATGGTTTGTTCAAAGTCATTTACAGCCTTGGAAAACAAGCGATTGAAGAAACAAACGGGAAAAAATTACGCCAGGTGAGTTTCACGCCTGCATTGCGGGAACGAATTGGCCACCATATTCATGGGTCGGTTTGGGCTCAAAACATCAAACGAACCTTAAAAGAACACGGACTTATTGACCGTCCTATTCATATCATCAGTGCCAATCTGCACTCGGTAATGAATAGCCTGTACGCCTATCCGGCACTTGCTGCGGCCAAAGAAAAAACAGGTTCTATCCTCGAAATGGCCACAGCACTGAGCAAGTCAAATGCCAAGCGCAACCAAAACCTGATCAGGGAATATGCTGAAGCCAATGGATTATTGGAAATCCCTGATTCTTCAGGTACCAATATTGGTGTTCAGCTGATTGATACGCAGCAACTCAAATGGAAATCCTTGAGCCCAGAGATCAGCCGATTGGATACAAAATCACAGAAAGCTGCACCTGTTCTTTTGGTGATGGATTATGCATTTGGGGAACAGGCATTCGAAACGGTGGACGAACTGGTGAAGCCTTATAAAGAAGATGGACAGGTCATTCCACTGGATATTCAGTCGGTTAATATTATGGGTAAGGCTGGCATTCTGACAGGTGGCAAAGGAGATATTATGATTCCTAACGCCCATGTTTTTGAAGGTACCGCGGATAATTATCCTTTTGACAATGACCTAAGCATTGAAGATTTCAAGGACGATCAGCTTCCTGTATATGCAGGCCCGATGATCACCGTTCTGGGAACTTCTCTGCAAAATAAAGATGTGCTTTCGTATTTCCGCCATTCATCATGGAAGGCTATTGGCCTGGAGATGGAAGGTGCCCATTATCAAAAAGCGATACAGGCGGCCTCAAAAATCCGTTGCACAATTAACAGTGATGTCGTACTGCGCTACGCATATTATGCTTCTGATAATCCATTGCATACGGGCTCAACGCTCGCAAGCGGGCCTTTGGGCGAGGTAGGCGTACGACCGACCTACTTGATTACTGTAAAAATTCTGAATAAAATTTTCGAAAGAAAATAG